Proteins from one Mucilaginibacter jinjuensis genomic window:
- a CDS encoding type 1 glutamine amidotransferase yields MPATRQIKIAILDLYNGIANQAINSFEQILEKYRTKHKLNLNWQIFKVREANELPDLNFDAYLSSGGPGNPFSGAEEWDKNYFKLIDGIEAYNNSNQKPKKHVLFICHSFQLLCRRYKLGEVLLRNIPSFGIVPVELLEDDDLLKNLSNPFYAVDSRSWQVVNPDMKVFEKIGAKILAIERERSDHLPRALMAIRLNDYFVATQFHPEMSPEIMGKRLLMDDNKQQVIDEFGEEGYQQMLEELNDADKLWLTFNTIMSNFLDRAILS; encoded by the coding sequence ATGCCCGCTACACGCCAAATTAAAATAGCCATACTGGATTTGTACAACGGCATTGCCAACCAGGCTATCAATAGCTTTGAACAAATATTAGAAAAATATAGAACGAAGCATAAGCTGAACCTAAACTGGCAGATCTTTAAGGTGCGTGAAGCCAACGAATTACCGGACTTAAATTTTGATGCTTACCTATCAAGCGGTGGCCCTGGTAATCCATTTAGTGGGGCCGAAGAGTGGGATAAAAATTATTTTAAGCTGATTGATGGGATTGAAGCTTATAATAACTCGAACCAGAAACCTAAAAAGCATGTGCTATTTATCTGCCATTCATTTCAATTGCTTTGCCGGAGGTATAAATTAGGCGAAGTCTTGTTGCGGAATATTCCTTCGTTTGGCATAGTGCCCGTTGAGCTATTGGAAGATGACGATTTATTGAAAAATCTATCCAATCCTTTCTATGCTGTTGATTCACGCAGTTGGCAGGTGGTAAATCCGGATATGAAAGTGTTTGAGAAAATCGGCGCTAAAATATTGGCTATAGAAAGGGAGCGGTCCGATCATTTACCACGTGCGCTAATGGCCATCAGGCTGAATGATTATTTTGTAGCTACACAGTTTCACCCGGAGATGAGCCCGGAAATAATGGGTAAACGTTTGCTAATGGATGATAATAAGCAGCAGGTGATTGATGAATTTGGCGAGGAGGGGTATCAGCAAATGTTGGAAGAATTAAATGATGCTGATAAGTTATGGCTTACGTTTAATACGATTATGTCGAATTTTTTGGATAGGGCGATATTATCATAA
- the ispF gene encoding 2-C-methyl-D-erythritol 2,4-cyclodiphosphate synthase — translation MSKIRVGFGFDVHQLKENHPFVVGGVQLEHHSGAYGHSDADVLLHAICDALLGAANLRDIGFHFSNTDERWRGISSLVLLEHVVVLLKEKGFSIGNIDAMICLEAPKINPHVPAMKINIAKAAGIDEDDISIKATTNEKLGFIGREEGVVAYAVCLIEK, via the coding sequence ATGAGTAAAATTCGTGTAGGTTTTGGGTTTGATGTACATCAGCTCAAAGAAAACCACCCTTTTGTGGTAGGTGGCGTTCAATTAGAACATCATTCGGGAGCGTATGGCCATTCGGATGCTGATGTATTGTTGCATGCGATATGTGATGCGTTATTAGGTGCAGCAAACCTACGCGATATTGGTTTCCATTTCTCTAATACCGACGAACGCTGGAGAGGTATAAGCAGTTTGGTTTTGCTGGAGCACGTTGTTGTTTTGTTGAAAGAAAAAGGCTTTAGTATTGGCAACATCGATGCCATGATATGCCTCGAAGCACCCAAGATTAACCCGCACGTGCCGGCTATGAAAATTAACATAGCCAAGGCTGCAGGCATTGATGAGGATGATATCTCCATCAAAGCTACCACTAATGAAAAACTTGGCTTTATTGGCCGCGAAGAAGGCGTAGTGGCTTATGCCGTTTGCCTGATAGAAAAGTAA
- the typA gene encoding translational GTPase TypA: MQNQIRNIAIIAHVDHGKTTLVDKILHSCEIFRDGQETGELILDNNDLERERGITIVSKNVSVKYKDVKINIIDTPGHADFGGEVERVLKMADGVLLLCDAFEGAMPQTRFVTQKALALGLKPIVVVNKVDKENCRPEEVYEQIFELFFNLEATEDQLDFPVIYGSSKQGWMSTDYKVPTTDIFPLMDAILANIPPAPISEGTLQMQITSLDYSSFVGRIAIGRVARGTIKEGQPVSLVKRDGTIQKSRIKELYTFEGLGKVKATEVKSGDICAVVGIDGFDIGDTIADFEKPEQLEVIHIDEPTMNMLFTINTSPFFGKEGKFVTSRHLRDRLYKEMEKNLALKIVETESPDSYLVYGRGILHLSVLIETMRREGYELQVGQPQVIVKEIDGVKCEPVEVLTVDVPGDVAGKVIELVTQRKGDLLVMEPKGDLQHLEFEIPARGIIGLRNNVLTATGGEAIMAHRFKAYEPWKGQIPGRSNGVLVSMDTGKTTAFAIDKLQDRGRFHIDPGVDIYEGQILGEHIRDNDLVINLTKGKQLTNMRASGSDTNVRIAPAIKFSLEESMEYIQADEYIEVTPQSIRMRKIYLNEGERKINAKKFTNQ; the protein is encoded by the coding sequence ATGCAAAATCAAATTCGTAACATAGCTATTATAGCACACGTTGACCACGGTAAAACTACATTGGTTGACAAGATCCTGCACAGCTGCGAGATTTTTCGCGATGGTCAGGAAACCGGAGAGTTAATCCTGGATAATAATGACCTGGAGCGTGAGCGTGGTATCACCATCGTTTCTAAAAACGTTTCGGTTAAATATAAAGACGTAAAAATCAACATTATTGATACCCCTGGTCACGCCGATTTTGGTGGTGAGGTTGAGCGTGTATTGAAAATGGCTGATGGTGTATTATTGCTTTGCGACGCTTTTGAAGGCGCTATGCCTCAAACCCGTTTCGTAACCCAAAAGGCTTTAGCTTTAGGCTTAAAACCAATTGTGGTTGTAAACAAGGTAGATAAAGAAAACTGCCGCCCAGAAGAGGTTTATGAGCAAATCTTTGAATTGTTCTTTAACCTTGAGGCTACTGAAGACCAACTCGATTTCCCGGTTATCTACGGTTCTTCTAAACAAGGCTGGATGAGCACAGATTATAAAGTGCCTACTACTGATATCTTCCCGTTAATGGATGCTATTTTAGCAAACATTCCACCGGCTCCTATCAGCGAAGGTACATTGCAAATGCAGATCACTTCGTTAGATTATTCGTCTTTCGTAGGTCGTATCGCAATCGGTCGTGTTGCCCGTGGTACTATCAAAGAAGGCCAGCCGGTATCTTTGGTAAAACGCGATGGCACTATCCAAAAATCAAGAATTAAAGAACTTTATACTTTCGAAGGTTTAGGTAAAGTAAAAGCTACCGAAGTTAAATCGGGAGATATTTGTGCTGTAGTTGGTATCGATGGTTTCGATATCGGTGATACAATCGCTGATTTCGAGAAACCAGAGCAATTGGAGGTTATCCACATCGACGAGCCAACCATGAACATGCTGTTCACCATTAACACTTCACCGTTTTTTGGTAAAGAAGGCAAGTTTGTAACTTCACGTCACTTACGCGATCGTTTGTACAAAGAGATGGAGAAAAACTTAGCGTTGAAAATCGTTGAGACCGAATCTCCAGATTCTTACTTAGTATACGGCCGTGGTATCCTTCACTTATCTGTATTGATCGAGACCATGCGTCGCGAAGGTTATGAGTTACAGGTAGGCCAGCCACAAGTTATCGTTAAAGAAATTGACGGTGTTAAATGTGAGCCGGTTGAGGTTTTAACAGTTGATGTACCAGGTGATGTTGCCGGTAAGGTAATTGAATTGGTAACCCAACGTAAAGGCGACCTGTTAGTAATGGAACCAAAAGGCGACTTGCAACACTTAGAGTTTGAGATCCCTGCACGTGGTATCATCGGTTTACGTAACAACGTATTAACTGCTACCGGTGGCGAGGCTATTATGGCTCACCGTTTCAAAGCTTACGAGCCTTGGAAAGGCCAGATCCCAGGCCGCTCTAACGGTGTATTGGTATCAATGGATACTGGTAAAACTACTGCTTTCGCTATCGATAAATTACAAGATCGTGGTCGTTTCCACATCGATCCGGGAGTTGATATCTACGAAGGTCAGATCTTAGGCGAGCACATCCGTGATAACGATTTGGTTATTAACTTAACTAAAGGTAAACAGTTAACCAACATGCGTGCATCTGGTAGCGATACCAACGTACGTATAGCACCAGCTATTAAATTCTCGTTAGAGGAATCAATGGAGTATATCCAGGCTGATGAGTACATCGAGGTTACACCACAAAGTATCCGTATGCGTAAAATCTATCTGAACGAAGGTGAAAGAAAGATCAACGCTAAAAAGTTCACTAACCAATAA
- a CDS encoding flippase — translation MRIPSIPGFDQQAFEKYFKNTGWLMLARVGSLAIGVIINNFALSNYLGAKAFGILNYPMAIVTFFMAIAALGLDGLVTRELLNDPDKKDVILGTSFWMRLIAGFATLPLVYAVYAIINHYRTIDTPFVYVLIVGFTSVVQSVNIIDSFFQSRVQGRAIMYVQVIGNLLSAAIKLGFIVLKLPLVWFIYSLLFDAIIIAIGYLITYLKNHNKLGSWQYSSAIAKHLLKLSWPLIFSAVLVSIYMKIDQLMIASYLDSVQLGIYSTVARLSESWYFIPVAIVNSVFPAIMNARKTDMERYHKRLQNMYDLMVVISLSIAIIMSFGSSIIYHLVYKPQFWSGAPVLAVHVWAGIFVFLGSASGQYLIAEGYTKLSMLRTGVGAVVNIVLNIMLLPRYGILGAAYATLAAYFIATFFIVFIPQTREQGLRMLKSLFLISLFQKIVKR, via the coding sequence ATGCGCATACCAAGTATCCCAGGATTTGATCAGCAAGCTTTCGAAAAGTATTTTAAAAATACAGGTTGGCTTATGCTGGCTAGGGTTGGCAGTTTGGCCATAGGCGTAATCATTAATAATTTCGCGCTCTCTAATTACCTCGGTGCAAAAGCTTTTGGGATATTAAATTACCCAATGGCTATTGTAACCTTTTTTATGGCGATAGCAGCCTTGGGCTTGGATGGTTTGGTTACCCGTGAACTGTTAAATGATCCTGATAAAAAGGATGTAATTCTGGGTACCTCTTTTTGGATGCGGTTGATAGCGGGTTTTGCTACCCTACCCCTGGTTTATGCAGTTTACGCTATCATCAACCATTATAGAACTATAGATACTCCCTTTGTATATGTGCTGATTGTTGGCTTTACATCTGTAGTGCAATCGGTAAATATTATCGATAGCTTTTTTCAGTCGAGGGTGCAGGGCAGGGCTATTATGTATGTACAGGTAATCGGTAATTTATTATCGGCTGCCATTAAGCTCGGTTTTATTGTACTAAAACTGCCGCTGGTTTGGTTTATTTATTCTTTGCTGTTTGATGCCATTATTATAGCAATTGGATATCTCATTACCTATTTAAAAAATCACAATAAGTTAGGTAGCTGGCAATATAGCAGCGCTATAGCTAAACATTTGTTAAAGCTTTCGTGGCCATTAATATTTTCGGCGGTGCTGGTATCTATATATATGAAAATAGACCAGCTGATGATTGCCAGTTACCTCGATAGCGTACAATTAGGCATTTACTCTACCGTAGCCCGTTTAAGCGAAAGCTGGTATTTTATACCGGTAGCTATTGTTAATTCGGTATTTCCGGCCATTATGAACGCACGAAAAACAGATATGGAGCGTTACCATAAACGTTTACAAAACATGTATGATTTAATGGTGGTAATTAGTTTAAGCATTGCTATCATCATGAGTTTTGGCTCTTCTATTATATATCATCTGGTTTATAAGCCGCAGTTTTGGTCGGGCGCGCCTGTGTTAGCAGTGCATGTATGGGCAGGTATATTTGTGTTTCTGGGTAGTGCAAGCGGCCAGTATCTTATAGCCGAAGGCTACACCAAATTATCTATGCTGCGTACAGGTGTTGGTGCAGTGGTAAACATTGTACTTAACATTATGTTATTACCACGGTATGGTATTTTAGGTGCAGCTTATGCTACATTGGCCGCCTATTTTATTGCCACATTTTTTATCGTGTTTATTCCGCAAACGCGTGAGCAAGGGTTGCGGATGTTAAAATCATTATTCTTAATTTCACTTTTTCAAAAAATAGTAAAACGTTGA
- the porV gene encoding type IX secretion system outer membrane channel protein PorV: MKKLLLYNIKGITLIVSVLLPSLTLAQVIGPGGTNTNGSNSGAIVTGVPFLNITPDSRSGAMGDAGVALSPDVNANFWNPSKLAFLENNNSLSLSYSPWLRKLVPDVSLSYLSYAHKLDDRNTIGTSLRYLNFGSIELTDRNQQSLGTYTPNEFSIDGSFARKFGKEFSLGVTMRYIHSSLYNGTSSEGQQIEPVNDIAADVSAFYQHPGEEFGKPSLFAFGVNISNIGPKISYTSGGQNLYLPTNLKIGAANTLNIDEYSQFTFTLDINKLLVPTTTYDASGNITSGDKSVPAAIFGSFGDAPGGFSEELKEISYSPGVEYWYNKQFALRAGYFYENPSKGDRQYLTLGAGLKYDIFDIDFAYLAASQQKSPLANTLRFSVLINFESGKPKNK, translated from the coding sequence TTGAAGAAGCTTTTATTGTACAATATAAAGGGTATTACATTAATTGTAAGTGTATTATTACCCTCTCTTACTTTAGCTCAAGTTATTGGCCCAGGCGGCACAAACACTAATGGTAGTAATAGCGGGGCTATCGTAACTGGGGTCCCATTTTTAAATATTACACCAGATTCGCGCTCAGGAGCTATGGGTGATGCCGGGGTAGCGCTTTCGCCGGATGTAAATGCCAATTTCTGGAACCCATCTAAACTGGCTTTTTTAGAGAATAATAATAGCTTATCGCTTTCATATAGCCCCTGGTTACGTAAGTTGGTTCCGGATGTAAGTTTATCTTACCTTTCTTATGCGCATAAATTAGACGATAGAAATACCATAGGTACCTCACTTAGATATTTAAATTTCGGCTCTATTGAACTAACGGACAGAAATCAGCAGTCGCTTGGTACATATACGCCGAATGAGTTTTCTATCGACGGGTCTTTTGCCCGCAAGTTTGGCAAAGAATTTTCGCTTGGTGTAACTATGCGATATATTCACTCAAGTTTATATAATGGTACCTCGTCAGAGGGCCAGCAAATTGAGCCGGTGAATGATATAGCTGCCGATGTTTCGGCATTTTATCAGCATCCTGGTGAAGAGTTTGGTAAACCATCACTTTTTGCATTTGGTGTTAATATTTCTAATATAGGGCCTAAGATCAGCTACACTTCGGGCGGCCAGAATCTTTATTTACCTACCAACCTAAAAATAGGTGCTGCCAATACCCTCAATATTGATGAATATAGCCAGTTTACATTTACGCTTGATATTAATAAACTGCTAGTGCCAACCACTACTTATGATGCCAGCGGCAATATAACTTCGGGAGATAAATCTGTGCCGGCTGCTATTTTCGGTTCTTTTGGCGATGCACCTGGAGGTTTCAGCGAGGAACTGAAAGAAATCAGTTACTCACCAGGTGTTGAATACTGGTACAACAAGCAATTTGCGCTACGTGCGGGTTACTTTTACGAAAACCCCAGCAAGGGCGACCGCCAGTATCTAACACTTGGTGCGGGCCTTAAATATGATATTTTCGATATCGACTTTGCATATTTGGCTGCCAGCCAGCAAAAAAGTCCGTTGGCTAATACCTTACGTTTTTCGGTATTGATCAATTTTGAATCGGGTAAACCAAAAAATAAATGA
- a CDS encoding glycosyltransferase — protein sequence MAHKQIFQSDTPKRWNRFKWLSRVIIIVLASAVVAAAITITSKQYPSLPNLNPAPKKFSKEEMDNLKKSKKFKDFKIEKAQIEELARARRQHQIKHPNNKDRLNAGFYRPWEPQAYNSLQDHIGKLDMVVTEGFSVTPNADTITAKMDTGLLNINKKYHKPIIVSISNYINFNNVSGSFDREDVVRISKNKQLRTVFINSIIKNLTKYNLKGINLAFDDIQNRNTPEYNAFEQEIYSSLHAKGFLVTQNVIPDDEQYDLRKIQKFNDYIFVMAFDQHNEQSNAGDISNQHWVEEILDKVCAIVPSEKIILTVAGGGYDWPENSIGKSIGYQQAVSTAQENKQKIVYDPASANLHYNYFDKDSLEHSIYFTDAATNFNVIRMADDWATGGVALWRLGAEDPRLWTFFQKNLSIDSLRKTGIDVKRLTTVGLNDKIDYDGDGEVLDLITTPKTGLIDVKMDTTNFVITNQNYIHLPTKYVIRRYGYSPKKVVLTFDDGPDPDYTPRILDILKKENVPAAFFVVGVMAEKNIQILKREFDEGYEIGNHTFFHPDISTVSISRVNLELNATRRLIESVTGRSTILFRPPFNADAEPTTLAEVIPVAESRRQNYINIGESIDPWDWQPGVTADSIIARTIRYHDKGSMILLHDAGGDTREETVKALPEIIHYFKSHGYQFTTIADILHKSKDDLMPPIKDEANSGITGSLYNIFIVGYFLGNWFIMYLFFSAIFLAIGRIVLIGVLALRQYSEDKKTTPARLANPVLHPVSIIVPAYNEEVTAIKTIESLLKLEYPLLEIIFVDDGSKDATFAVVDAAYGNHPLVKVLTKPNGGKASALNFGIERSSHDFLVCIDADTQLKNDAIFHLMTYFTDDEIGAVAGTVKVGNETNMITIWQSIEYTTAQNMDRRAFDLLNSITVVPGAIGAFRKEAIFKAGGFTYDTLAEDCDLTMRILKQGYIVRNCAEAIAYTEAPEKLDALLKQRFRWSFGVIQSFWKNRDALFNKKYKFFGMVGMPNILIFQIVLPLFSPLADLLMIIGLFSDKPGKILFYYVAFIVIDCIVAAIAFWMEKEDYKKLIYIIPQRFIWRQLMYYVLFKSMRKAVKGELSGWGVLKRTGNVSVKQESTTKE from the coding sequence ATGGCTCATAAGCAAATATTTCAATCCGATACCCCAAAACGCTGGAACCGATTTAAATGGTTAAGCCGTGTTATCATTATAGTTCTTGCAAGCGCTGTAGTTGCTGCTGCCATTACTATTACATCAAAACAGTACCCAAGCCTTCCCAATTTAAACCCTGCACCCAAAAAGTTCAGTAAGGAGGAGATGGACAATCTCAAAAAATCTAAAAAGTTTAAAGACTTTAAGATTGAGAAGGCCCAGATAGAAGAGCTTGCCCGTGCCCGCAGGCAACACCAAATTAAACACCCTAACAATAAAGACCGCCTTAACGCAGGTTTTTATCGTCCGTGGGAACCCCAGGCTTATAACTCGCTGCAAGACCATATCGGTAAACTGGATATGGTGGTAACCGAAGGTTTCTCAGTTACACCCAATGCTGATACCATTACAGCCAAAATGGATACTGGCTTGCTTAATATCAATAAGAAGTACCATAAGCCAATTATCGTATCCATAAGCAATTACATTAACTTTAATAATGTAAGCGGCTCTTTCGACAGGGAGGATGTGGTTCGCATTTCTAAGAACAAGCAATTGCGTACTGTTTTTATTAACAGTATTATCAAGAACCTCACCAAATACAATCTTAAAGGTATTAACCTGGCTTTCGACGATATACAAAACCGGAATACACCCGAGTACAATGCCTTTGAACAGGAAATATATAGCTCATTACACGCCAAGGGCTTTTTGGTTACCCAAAACGTTATCCCTGACGATGAGCAATATGACCTGAGAAAGATCCAGAAATTTAACGATTACATCTTCGTTATGGCTTTCGACCAGCATAACGAACAGAGTAATGCAGGCGATATATCAAACCAGCACTGGGTTGAAGAAATACTGGATAAGGTTTGCGCCATTGTACCGAGCGAAAAAATTATCCTTACCGTTGCCGGTGGTGGTTACGATTGGCCAGAGAACAGTATTGGTAAATCTATAGGCTACCAACAGGCTGTTAGTACGGCACAGGAGAACAAGCAGAAAATTGTTTATGATCCTGCTTCGGCCAACTTACATTATAACTATTTTGATAAGGACAGCCTGGAGCACAGTATTTATTTTACCGATGCGGCTACCAACTTTAACGTAATCCGCATGGCGGATGACTGGGCTACCGGTGGTGTTGCCCTTTGGCGCCTGGGTGCCGAGGATCCACGTTTGTGGACCTTCTTCCAAAAGAACTTATCTATCGATTCCCTGCGCAAAACAGGTATTGATGTTAAACGCCTAACCACTGTCGGCTTAAATGATAAGATTGATTATGACGGCGATGGTGAAGTACTCGATCTAATCACTACACCAAAAACAGGCTTGATTGATGTAAAGATGGATACCACCAACTTTGTCATCACCAATCAAAACTACATCCATCTACCTACCAAATATGTGATCCGCCGTTACGGCTATTCACCTAAAAAGGTAGTATTAACCTTTGATGATGGCCCCGACCCTGATTATACGCCGCGTATCCTCGATATTTTAAAGAAAGAAAATGTACCTGCCGCCTTCTTTGTGGTAGGTGTAATGGCCGAAAAAAATATCCAGATCTTAAAACGTGAGTTTGATGAAGGTTATGAAATTGGTAACCATACCTTCTTCCACCCCGATATTTCTACGGTCAGTATTTCACGCGTTAACCTCGAACTTAATGCTACGCGTCGTTTAATAGAATCTGTTACCGGCCGAAGCACCATCTTATTCCGTCCGCCGTTTAATGCCGATGCCGAGCCAACTACTTTGGCTGAGGTTATCCCGGTTGCAGAAAGCCGCAGGCAAAACTATATCAACATTGGCGAATCTATCGACCCATGGGATTGGCAGCCCGGCGTAACTGCCGATAGCATTATTGCCCGTACCATTCGTTATCACGATAAGGGCTCGATGATATTACTGCATGATGCCGGTGGCGATACCCGCGAAGAGACAGTAAAGGCCTTGCCGGAGATTATCCACTACTTTAAATCGCACGGCTATCAGTTTACTACCATTGCCGATATATTGCACAAAAGCAAGGACGATTTGATGCCGCCAATTAAGGATGAAGCTAACAGCGGTATTACAGGCAGTTTGTACAACATATTTATTGTAGGTTACTTTCTGGGTAACTGGTTTATCATGTACCTGTTCTTCTCGGCTATATTCCTGGCTATTGGCCGTATCGTACTAATTGGCGTATTGGCATTAAGGCAATATAGCGAGGATAAGAAAACAACCCCGGCACGTTTAGCCAATCCTGTTTTACATCCGGTAAGTATTATTGTGCCGGCTTATAACGAGGAGGTAACGGCTATAAAAACGATCGAAAGTTTACTAAAACTGGAGTATCCTTTACTGGAGATCATATTTGTTGATGACGGATCGAAAGATGCAACCTTCGCTGTGGTTGATGCTGCTTATGGGAACCATCCGCTGGTTAAAGTATTAACCAAACCTAACGGCGGTAAAGCATCTGCGCTGAACTTTGGTATCGAGCGCTCGAGTCACGATTTTTTGGTTTGTATTGATGCCGATACCCAACTTAAGAATGATGCGATCTTTCACCTCATGACCTATTTTACCGATGATGAAATAGGAGCTGTGGCAGGTACCGTTAAAGTGGGTAACGAAACCAATATGATTACCATCTGGCAATCTATCGAGTACACTACAGCCCAAAATATGGATCGCCGCGCATTTGATTTGCTGAATAGTATTACTGTAGTACCCGGCGCTATCGGGGCATTCCGCAAAGAGGCCATATTTAAAGCGGGTGGCTTTACTTATGATACCTTGGCAGAGGATTGCGACTTAACTATGCGCATTCTGAAACAGGGTTATATTGTTAGAAACTGTGCTGAAGCCATTGCTTATACCGAAGCCCCTGAGAAACTGGATGCACTATTGAAACAACGTTTCCGCTGGAGCTTTGGCGTAATTCAGAGTTTCTGGAAAAACCGGGATGCCTTGTTCAATAAAAAATATAAATTCTTCGGTATGGTGGGTATGCCTAATATCCTCATCTTCCAGATCGTGTTACCGCTGTTTTCTCCTTTGGCCGATCTTTTAATGATCATCGGTTTATTCAGCGACAAGCCTGGCAAGATACTTTTCTATTACGTGGCCTTCATTGTGATAGATTGTATTGTGGCCGCCATTGCCTTCTGGATGGAAAAAGAAGACTACAAGAAATTGATTTACATTATACCACAGCGTTTCATCTGGCGCCAGCTGATGTATTACGTACTATTTAAATCTATGCGTAAAGCTGTAAAAGGCGAACTGAGCGGATGGGGTGTACTTAAACGTACCGGTAATGTGAGCGTAAAACAAGAAAGTACCACTAAGGAGTAA
- a CDS encoding FeoB-associated Cys-rich membrane protein: MVQSIIIALLFASALFYVGRLIYRSFTAKKGCGSNCKCGVDFSNIKPE, from the coding sequence ATGGTTCAATCAATCATTATAGCATTACTTTTTGCATCGGCGCTTTTTTACGTGGGCAGGCTTATTTACAGAAGTTTTACCGCAAAAAAAGGCTGTGGCTCAAATTGTAAATGCGGCGTGGATTTTTCCAACATCAAACCTGAATAA
- a CDS encoding FkbM family methyltransferase: MSTISRILNLVSQPDRLKSILSFNDKGYLSEIGWFKSFDSKKPVDGDGNPIPWVTYSFIDFIKGRINKQLAIFEYGSGNSTMFYAKYAGIVVSVEHDKGWYDTMSKNRPANSEIIFCELEKDGDYSRVPIKLQEKFDIIIVDGRDRVNCCKQAVDALTPGGVIVLDDSERDFYKPGVEFLLSKGFKHLPFSGISPGLFYLKSTSVFYKADNCLGI; this comes from the coding sequence TTGAGTACTATATCCAGAATTCTGAACCTGGTTTCGCAGCCAGACAGGTTAAAATCTATATTATCGTTTAATGATAAAGGCTATCTTAGTGAGATAGGCTGGTTTAAATCTTTCGATTCTAAAAAGCCTGTTGATGGCGATGGCAACCCGATTCCCTGGGTTACTTATAGTTTTATAGATTTTATCAAAGGCCGTATCAATAAGCAGCTGGCTATTTTCGAATATGGTTCCGGCAACTCTACCATGTTTTACGCTAAATATGCAGGCATTGTAGTTTCTGTCGAGCACGATAAAGGTTGGTACGATACGATGTCGAAAAACCGCCCTGCTAATTCGGAGATCATCTTCTGCGAACTGGAAAAGGATGGCGATTACAGCCGTGTACCTATTAAGTTGCAGGAGAAATTCGACATTATTATTGTTGATGGCCGCGATCGTGTAAACTGCTGTAAACAGGCTGTTGATGCTTTAACGCCAGGCGGTGTTATTGTTTTGGACGATAGCGAACGTGATTTTTATAAGCCAGGTGTGGAGTTTTTATTAAGCAAGGGTTTTAAGCATTTGCCTTTCAGTGGTATTTCGCCGGGCTTGTTTTACTTAAAATCAACTTCTGTTTTTTACAAGGCTGATAACTGCCTGGGGATATAA
- a CDS encoding FkbM family methyltransferase yields the protein MSQQDTLNNTDFTPYHSYSQDGEDMLLRALLAEDTDNHKGFFIDIGAHHPFRFSNTAYFYETGWNGINIEPTPSAIKLFQQHRERDINLPVGIGAQRDKRTLYCFADSALNSFDADVAESYGAPIIETAEVDIFPLAQILDEHLSSGPAIDFMNIDVAGLDLQLLESNNWDKYRPKFVLVEDVDSVAGKVDASEVHSFLNNKGYELVYKTPRTLIYKAR from the coding sequence ATGTCACAACAAGATACATTAAACAACACTGACTTTACACCTTACCATTCATACTCACAGGATGGTGAAGATATGTTACTTCGTGCTTTATTAGCAGAAGATACAGATAATCATAAAGGTTTCTTTATTGATATTGGTGCCCACCACCCTTTCCGTTTTTCTAACACAGCTTACTTTTATGAAACCGGGTGGAACGGCATTAACATTGAGCCTACCCCATCGGCCATTAAATTATTTCAGCAGCACCGCGAGCGCGATATTAACTTACCCGTAGGTATTGGTGCACAGCGCGATAAACGCACCCTGTATTGCTTTGCAGATTCGGCCCTCAATAGCTTTGATGCTGATGTAGCCGAAAGCTACGGAGCACCGATTATTGAAACAGCCGAAGTGGATATTTTCCCCTTAGCACAAATTTTGGATGAGCACCTTTCATCAGGCCCCGCTATTGATTTTATGAATATTGATGTGGCCGGCTTGGATCTGCAATTATTGGAATCGAACAACTGGGATAAATACCGCCCTAAATTTGTGTTGGTTGAGGATGTAGATAGCGTTGCCGGTAAGGTGGATGCATCTGAAGTACATAGTTTCCTTAACAATAAAGGCTATGAGCTAGTATACAAAACGCCACGTACTTTAATTTATAAAGCAAGATAA